Proteins from a single region of Sinorhizobium alkalisoli:
- a CDS encoding ABC-F family ATP-binding cassette domain-containing protein, which produces MIQITGLSARIAGRLLIDNASVTLPTGTKAGLVGRNGAGKSTLFRIITGELAAETGNVSLPKNARIGQVAQEAPGTDEPLIEIVLKADRERTALLAEAETATDAHRIAEIQTRLADIGAHSAEARAASILSGLGFDHEAQKRPASAFSGGWRMRVALASVLFSEPDLLLLDEPTNYLDLEGTLWLEDYIRRYPHTVIIISHDRDLLNTAVNAIVHLDQKKLTFYRGSYDQFERQKAEANELQMKARAKNEAARKHLQSFIDRFRAKATKARQAQSRIKALERMGTVAAVIEEHVQGFIFPAPEKQVASPIVAVQGGAVGYEPDKPVLKRLNLRIDADDRIALLGSNGNGKSTFAKFISGRLAADAGDVRVAPGLKIGFFAQHQLDDLVPTQSAVEHVRRLMPDAPEAKVRSRVAQMGLATEKMDTAAKDLSGGEKARLLMGLAAFDQPNLLILDEPTNHLDIDSRNALISALNDYSGAVILISHDRHLIEATADRLWLVSDGTVTSYDGDLEDYRSLIVGGPKARDDRQKANGADEALSKADQRKANADKRASLAPLKKKINEIESLTGKLEKQIQALDTELADPALYEKAPAKAAQRAKERAEAAAKLAEAEEQWLMLSAEYEEAMAD; this is translated from the coding sequence ATGATCCAGATCACCGGCCTTTCCGCCCGCATAGCGGGCCGTCTTCTCATCGACAACGCTTCCGTGACGCTTCCGACGGGCACAAAGGCGGGACTCGTCGGTCGAAACGGCGCCGGTAAGTCGACACTTTTCCGCATCATCACGGGCGAGCTTGCGGCCGAGACCGGCAATGTTTCGTTGCCGAAGAACGCGCGGATCGGTCAGGTGGCGCAGGAAGCGCCGGGCACGGACGAGCCACTGATCGAGATCGTTCTGAAGGCAGACAGGGAGCGCACGGCGCTTCTCGCCGAGGCGGAAACGGCGACGGACGCCCATCGGATCGCCGAGATCCAGACGCGGCTTGCCGATATCGGCGCCCACTCGGCTGAAGCACGCGCGGCGAGCATCCTCTCCGGCCTCGGCTTCGATCACGAGGCACAGAAGCGCCCGGCCTCAGCCTTCTCCGGTGGCTGGCGGATGCGCGTGGCACTCGCGTCCGTGCTCTTTTCCGAGCCGGACCTGCTCCTGCTCGACGAGCCGACCAACTATCTCGACCTCGAAGGCACGCTCTGGCTCGAGGACTACATTCGCCGCTATCCGCACACGGTCATCATCATCAGCCACGACCGCGATCTCCTGAATACGGCGGTCAACGCGATCGTGCACCTCGACCAGAAGAAACTCACCTTCTACCGCGGCTCCTACGACCAGTTCGAACGGCAGAAGGCGGAGGCCAACGAATTGCAGATGAAGGCGCGCGCCAAGAACGAGGCCGCGCGCAAGCACCTGCAGAGCTTCATCGACCGCTTCAGAGCAAAGGCGACGAAGGCACGCCAGGCCCAAAGCCGCATCAAGGCGCTGGAGCGCATGGGCACCGTCGCGGCGGTAATCGAGGAGCATGTGCAGGGTTTCATCTTCCCGGCCCCGGAAAAGCAGGTGGCCTCGCCCATTGTCGCTGTCCAGGGCGGCGCCGTCGGCTACGAGCCCGACAAGCCGGTCCTGAAGAGGCTGAACCTCCGCATCGACGCCGACGACCGCATTGCGCTCCTCGGCTCCAACGGCAACGGCAAGTCCACCTTTGCGAAGTTCATCTCGGGCCGCCTCGCGGCTGACGCCGGCGATGTGCGCGTCGCACCCGGCCTGAAGATCGGTTTCTTCGCCCAGCACCAGCTCGACGATCTCGTCCCGACACAAAGCGCGGTGGAGCACGTGCGCCGTCTTATGCCGGACGCGCCGGAAGCAAAGGTGCGATCACGCGTGGCGCAAATGGGGCTCGCGACGGAAAAGATGGACACGGCCGCCAAAGATCTCTCCGGCGGCGAGAAGGCAAGGCTGCTGATGGGGCTCGCCGCCTTCGATCAGCCGAACCTGCTCATCCTCGACGAGCCGACCAACCACCTGGACATCGACAGCCGCAATGCGCTGATCTCCGCGCTCAACGACTATTCCGGCGCCGTCATTCTGATCTCGCATGACCGGCACCTGATCGAGGCGACCGCCGATCGCCTGTGGCTGGTAAGTGACGGAACGGTTACGAGCTACGATGGCGATCTCGAAGACTACCGAAGCCTTATCGTCGGCGGCCCGAAGGCTCGGGATGACAGGCAGAAGGCGAATGGTGCGGATGAGGCGCTGTCGAAGGCCGACCAGCGCAAGGCCAATGCCGATAAGCGCGCCTCACTGGCGCCGCTTAAGAAAAAGATCAACGAGATCGAGTCCTTGACGGGAAAACTGGAGAAACAGATTCAGGCGCTCGATACCGAACTCGCCGACCCCGCGCTCTACGAAAAGGCGCCGGCCAAAGCCGCCCAAAGGGCGAAGGAACGTGCCGAGGCGGCTGCCAAACTGGCTGAGGCCGAGGAGCAATGGCTCATGCTGTCTGCCGAGTACGAGGAGGCGATGGCGGACTGA
- a CDS encoding DinB family protein: MLDHYRMFADYNRWANRQLYAAASELSDAEYRTDKGAFFGSLHATLNHILAADRIWMRRFCGEGDAPTRLDQILHDDLAGLEVARRIEDERIISYVDGLDEARLGAHFTYTPITMPGEIRQKLGPTLAHFFNHQTHHRGQAHATLTALGRPSLTLDLVFFLRTDGEKWAA, encoded by the coding sequence ATGCTCGATCATTACCGGATGTTTGCCGATTACAATCGTTGGGCCAACCGCCAGCTCTATGCCGCCGCTTCGGAGTTATCCGATGCGGAATACCGCACGGACAAGGGAGCCTTTTTCGGATCGCTGCATGCCACGCTCAACCATATCCTCGCCGCCGACCGGATCTGGATGAGGCGCTTTTGCGGAGAAGGCGACGCACCAACACGGCTCGACCAGATCCTGCACGATGATCTCGCCGGCCTGGAGGTGGCGCGCCGGATCGAAGACGAGCGCATCATCAGCTATGTCGACGGTCTCGACGAGGCGCGACTTGGCGCGCATTTCACCTACACGCCCATCACCATGCCGGGCGAGATCAGGCAGAAGCTCGGACCGACGCTTGCCCACTTCTTCAACCACCAGACCCACCATCGCGGCCAGGCGCACGCCACCCTCACCGCGCTCGGCCGCCCTTCACTGACGCTGGACCTGGTTTTCTTTCTGCGGACCGACGGCGAGAAGTGGGCGGCCTGA
- a CDS encoding DNA polymerase III subunit chi, whose translation MTEILFYHLTESKLEDALPPLLDKSIERGWRVVVQTVDVERRDALDTHLWVYREDSFLPHGTDAGEFAAEQPILIVANGGNPSAATVRFLVDGAEPPEVAGYERVVFMFDGYDQAQLEAARAQWKRLKAEGHNLTYWQQNRDGRWEKKA comes from the coding sequence ATGACCGAGATTCTTTTCTACCACCTGACGGAATCGAAACTCGAGGACGCCCTGCCGCCTTTGCTCGACAAGAGCATCGAGCGCGGGTGGCGCGTGGTGGTGCAGACGGTCGATGTCGAAAGGCGCGACGCTCTCGATACGCATCTCTGGGTCTATCGCGAGGACAGCTTCCTGCCGCACGGCACCGATGCGGGGGAATTCGCGGCCGAGCAGCCGATCCTGATCGTCGCCAACGGGGGCAATCCAAGCGCCGCCACAGTCCGATTCCTTGTCGACGGGGCCGAGCCACCGGAGGTCGCCGGTTACGAACGGGTCGTCTTCATGTTCGATGGATACGACCAGGCGCAGCTCGAGGCGGCGCGTGCCCAGTGGAAGCGGCTCAAGGCCGAGGGGCACAATCTCACTTATTGGCAGCAGAATCGCGATGGACGGTGGGAGAAGAAGGCGTGA
- a CDS encoding Gfo/Idh/MocA family protein, producing the protein MSPIKIAIVGVGKIVRDQHLPALQKNADYQLIAAASRHGTVDGIDNFKSIEAMLEAVPAIEAVSLCMPPQYRYEAAHTALAAGKHVFLEKPPGATLSEVADLEARAAEKNVSLFASWHSRYAPAVEAARAFLASTTIRNVRIIWKEDVRHWHPNQAWIWAAGGLGVFDPGINALSIITHILPRPIFITSATLEFPENRDAPIAASITFSDAEKLDVAAEFDWRQTGKQSWDISAETEAGEMVLSEGGAKLAIDGKIVHEEPEQEYPMLYRRFAEIIKTGRSDVDLAPLRHVADAFMLGRRKFVETFHD; encoded by the coding sequence ATGTCCCCCATCAAGATTGCCATAGTCGGCGTCGGCAAGATCGTGCGCGATCAGCACCTGCCGGCGCTCCAGAAGAACGCCGATTACCAGTTGATCGCGGCTGCGAGCCGCCATGGAACCGTGGACGGCATCGACAACTTCAAGTCGATCGAGGCAATGCTGGAAGCAGTGCCTGCGATCGAGGCGGTGTCGCTCTGCATGCCGCCGCAATATCGCTACGAAGCAGCTCATACCGCCCTTGCGGCCGGCAAGCATGTCTTCCTCGAAAAGCCGCCGGGCGCCACCTTGAGCGAGGTCGCCGACCTCGAGGCGCGTGCCGCCGAAAAGAACGTTTCCCTATTTGCGAGCTGGCATTCGCGCTATGCACCCGCGGTCGAAGCGGCCAGGGCCTTTCTCGCCTCGACCACGATCCGCAACGTCCGGATCATCTGGAAGGAGGATGTGCGGCACTGGCACCCGAATCAGGCATGGATATGGGCTGCCGGCGGGCTCGGTGTCTTCGACCCGGGCATCAATGCCCTTTCTATCATCACCCATATCCTGCCGCGCCCGATCTTCATAACCTCTGCAACGCTCGAATTCCCGGAGAACCGCGATGCGCCGATCGCCGCTTCGATCACGTTCAGCGACGCCGAGAAGCTCGACGTCGCCGCCGAATTCGATTGGCGGCAGACGGGCAAGCAGAGCTGGGACATCAGCGCGGAAACCGAGGCCGGCGAAATGGTTCTCTCCGAAGGCGGCGCAAAGCTCGCCATCGACGGGAAGATCGTCCACGAGGAGCCCGAGCAGGAATATCCGATGCTCTATCGGCGCTTTGCCGAAATTATCAAAACCGGCAGATCGGATGTCGACCTGGCGCCGCTCCGGCACGTCGCCGATGCCTTCATGCTCGGGCGCCGCAAGTTCGTCGAGACGTTTCACGATTGA
- a CDS encoding AMP-binding protein — MEAILGPGDTSNFPFRVSALAARGEKPALLFPGGRVVTYRDLAERVDRLARLWRGRRGLVMVEADLSEHAVVGYLAALEAGHAVAMQTPCGAETDCAVFRPEYRYRRFDGRWRIERLEGDPVMPHPDLAVLLSTSGSTGQGKSVRLSAGNICSNAQAIAEYLGLTAADRACLILPLHYSYGLSVLNAHLSVGASVYLPGGSILDESFLDGLAGSVSTNFSGVPYSFELLEKVGFRERAFASLRFMTVAGGRLASETIRLYNEHLTARDASLFVMYGQTEATARVAYMPPEHLRGREDRIGIAVPGGSLAIEDEEGRLISGVDQPGELVYRGPNVMMGYAQSREDLARGADLRELRTGDLAMRDADGFFRIIGRTRRMSKIAGLRIGHDSLEAALERHGIAAAVTGDDAEIHAHYVGECGSEAVRRLLVAASGLTLLQVKASRVAALPRLPSGKIDYQALRDRAGRADAVAESKDVQGLFEQLFFPARVRPGDSFLSLGGDSLRFVQLSLGLEKILGEAPEKWERMSVRDLAAMDRSVSKRPQVGIDLVIRALAILLVVVHHETLWPIPGGAAAMVILVGFGFARFQSGSLISGSLKQLLRPLVHILVPYYLIVAAYALAWGEVPWASVFLVGNFGLADPERHSMVPYLYWFIEAYCQMLLVFAALFALPFARRSAAARPFETGMVFLAAGLAARLVLPQFWDIGNRQIFTLPWIFYLAAVGWCAAVAETPRQRLALMVAGASIFLYFGIYKGVWVGTKIKYLLQIAVLAGLLFLPRIRLPQWGTQLILPVSAAGFHIYILHRFVPELLLLPAQPLLPPAAYSLLAIAGGILLGLAAWAAQRQLYAWLSRTRNRLRPMEWSNATRRWTIFTSGRPLLAVGPQKENQVQRQ, encoded by the coding sequence ATGGAGGCGATATTGGGGCCTGGGGATACTTCGAATTTTCCGTTTCGCGTTTCGGCACTGGCGGCCAGGGGCGAGAAGCCGGCGCTCCTGTTTCCCGGCGGCCGGGTCGTCACGTATCGGGATTTGGCCGAGCGCGTCGACCGTCTCGCGAGGCTCTGGCGCGGCCGGCGCGGCCTGGTCATGGTCGAGGCGGACCTCTCGGAGCATGCGGTCGTCGGTTATCTGGCCGCGCTCGAGGCCGGTCACGCCGTCGCCATGCAGACGCCCTGCGGCGCAGAGACGGACTGCGCCGTCTTCAGGCCGGAATATCGCTACCGCCGTTTCGACGGGCGCTGGCGTATCGAGCGGCTCGAGGGCGACCCAGTGATGCCCCATCCTGATCTCGCCGTCCTCCTTTCGACATCCGGCAGCACCGGACAAGGCAAGAGCGTCCGCCTTTCCGCGGGCAATATTTGCTCCAATGCACAGGCCATAGCCGAATATCTCGGTCTCACGGCGGCGGACAGAGCCTGCCTTATTCTGCCGCTCCACTATTCCTATGGGCTTTCCGTGCTGAACGCCCATCTCTCTGTTGGCGCCAGTGTCTATTTGCCGGGCGGCTCCATTCTCGACGAGAGCTTCCTAGACGGGCTTGCCGGGAGCGTCAGTACCAATTTTTCGGGCGTTCCCTATTCCTTCGAACTCCTGGAGAAGGTGGGCTTTCGCGAGCGCGCCTTTGCGTCGTTGCGCTTCATGACGGTTGCCGGCGGGCGTTTGGCGTCCGAGACCATTCGCCTCTACAACGAACACCTCACCGCCCGCGACGCTTCCCTGTTCGTGATGTATGGTCAGACGGAGGCGACCGCCCGCGTGGCCTATATGCCGCCGGAGCATCTTCGCGGCCGGGAGGATCGCATCGGCATCGCGGTCCCCGGCGGCAGCCTGGCAATCGAGGATGAAGAAGGCCGGCTGATCTCCGGCGTGGATCAGCCGGGCGAGCTTGTCTATCGCGGTCCAAATGTGATGATGGGCTACGCCCAATCGCGGGAGGATCTCGCGCGCGGCGCCGACCTTCGCGAACTCAGGACCGGCGACCTCGCCATGCGGGATGCGGACGGATTTTTCCGCATCATCGGTCGAACCAGGCGCATGTCGAAAATTGCTGGCCTTCGTATCGGGCATGACAGCCTGGAAGCCGCGCTCGAACGTCACGGAATTGCCGCCGCCGTCACCGGCGACGATGCCGAGATCCATGCCCATTACGTCGGCGAATGCGGCTCGGAGGCCGTCCGCCGGCTCCTAGTCGCCGCAAGCGGCCTGACCCTGCTGCAGGTCAAAGCCTCGCGTGTCGCCGCATTGCCGCGCCTGCCGTCGGGCAAGATCGACTACCAGGCGCTACGCGATCGCGCGGGCAGGGCGGATGCAGTTGCTGAAAGCAAAGACGTACAGGGCCTGTTCGAACAGCTCTTCTTTCCGGCAAGGGTTCGGCCCGGGGACAGCTTTCTGTCGCTGGGCGGCGATTCCCTCCGTTTCGTGCAATTGTCGCTCGGCCTCGAGAAGATCCTCGGCGAAGCGCCGGAAAAATGGGAACGAATGTCGGTCCGGGACCTGGCGGCCATGGACCGAAGCGTGAGCAAACGCCCGCAGGTCGGCATCGATCTGGTCATCCGCGCGTTGGCGATCTTGCTGGTCGTGGTCCATCACGAAACCCTTTGGCCGATCCCGGGTGGGGCGGCCGCAATGGTCATTCTCGTTGGTTTCGGTTTCGCGCGGTTCCAGAGCGGATCGCTTATTTCCGGCTCGCTCAAGCAGCTGTTGCGGCCGCTCGTCCACATTCTCGTCCCCTATTATCTGATCGTCGCGGCCTACGCGCTTGCCTGGGGTGAAGTGCCCTGGGCTTCCGTCTTCCTCGTGGGCAATTTCGGCTTGGCCGACCCGGAGCGCCACAGCATGGTGCCCTATCTCTACTGGTTCATAGAGGCCTATTGCCAGATGCTGCTGGTGTTCGCAGCCCTGTTTGCCCTACCTTTCGCCCGGCGTTCGGCGGCCGCCCGGCCCTTCGAAACCGGCATGGTTTTCCTTGCCGCCGGTCTCGCGGCTCGGCTCGTGCTGCCGCAATTCTGGGATATCGGCAATCGTCAGATCTTCACCCTGCCGTGGATATTCTATCTTGCAGCTGTCGGCTGGTGTGCGGCGGTCGCCGAAACCCCGCGTCAGCGGCTCGCGTTGATGGTGGCAGGCGCGTCGATTTTCCTCTACTTCGGCATCTACAAGGGCGTCTGGGTCGGCACCAAGATCAAATATCTCCTGCAGATCGCCGTGCTCGCGGGGCTCCTGTTCCTGCCTCGCATCCGTCTGCCGCAATGGGGCACGCAACTGATCCTGCCCGTGTCCGCGGCAGGTTTTCATATCTACATCCTTCACCGCTTCGTGCCGGAGCTCCTGCTTCTGCCGGCGCAGCCGCTGCTGCCGCCCGCCGCCTATTCGCTCCTGGCAATTGCCGGCGGCATCCTGCTCGGCCTTGCGGCATGGGCGGCGCAGCGCCAGCTCTACGCATGGCTTTCACGCACCCGAAACCGCCTCCGTCCGATGGAATGGTCGAACGCGACCCGGCGCTGGACGATTTTTACCTCAGGCCGCCCACTTCTCGCCGTCGGTCCGCAGAAAGAAAACCAGGTCCAGCGTCAGTGA
- a CDS encoding GNAT family N-acetyltransferase, producing MPTIRHATRAELDTIIEWAAREGWNPGLEDANAFWAADPQGYWVATQDDALAAAISVVRYGNQHAFLGLYIAEPAFRGRDIGLQLWRHVIESAEGRTIGLDGVVAQQENYRRSGFSWAHANIRYGGTANVIEPPGTDLVDAAPVHAAALIDYDSRFNPARRDAFLHEWTKQLQTRRSIVLLRDGIIVGYGAIRACRDGFKIGPLFADSETGADLIFRKLAAGVKGARVHLDIPEPNASARALCVRYNLKPVFETARMYRGRAPDLPLARIYGVTTFELG from the coding sequence ATGCCGACCATCCGCCACGCGACGCGCGCCGAACTCGATACGATCATCGAGTGGGCCGCAAGGGAAGGTTGGAACCCCGGACTTGAAGATGCCAACGCATTCTGGGCCGCCGATCCGCAGGGCTATTGGGTTGCCACGCAGGACGATGCGCTGGCGGCGGCCATCTCCGTCGTGCGTTATGGCAATCAGCATGCCTTTCTCGGCCTCTATATCGCCGAGCCGGCCTTTCGGGGCAGGGACATCGGCCTTCAACTGTGGAGACACGTGATCGAAAGCGCCGAGGGCCGGACGATCGGTCTCGACGGAGTCGTCGCCCAGCAGGAAAACTACCGAAGATCCGGATTCTCATGGGCGCATGCGAATATCCGCTATGGCGGGACGGCCAATGTCATCGAGCCGCCTGGTACCGACCTCGTCGATGCCGCGCCGGTTCATGCTGCGGCGCTGATCGACTATGACAGCCGCTTCAACCCGGCCCGGCGCGATGCGTTTCTACACGAATGGACCAAACAGTTACAAACGCGCCGCAGCATCGTGCTGCTGCGCGATGGCATCATTGTCGGCTACGGCGCGATCCGCGCCTGCCGCGATGGCTTCAAGATCGGCCCGCTTTTCGCCGACAGCGAGACCGGTGCCGATCTGATCTTTCGAAAGCTCGCCGCCGGCGTCAAAGGTGCGCGGGTCCATCTCGACATTCCCGAGCCGAATGCCTCGGCGCGGGCGCTTTGCGTGCGCTACAATTTGAAGCCGGTCTTCGAGACCGCGCGCATGTATCGGGGGCGGGCGCCGGATCTGCCCCTGGCGCGGATCTATGGGGTAACGACCTTCGAGCTTGGCTGA